A genomic region of Larus michahellis chromosome 21, bLarMic1.1, whole genome shotgun sequence contains the following coding sequences:
- the LOC141733826 gene encoding 11-beta-hydroxysteroid dehydrogenase 1-like produces MGLLLKIFIPLLGVALAFYFYSAPENFSEEMLRGKRVIVTGASGGIGEQMAYHLARMEAHLLLTARTEAKLQKVVKRCLELGAASARYVSGSMEDTTFPEVVVKEAENTWGGLDMLILNHIGYTYFNYFDGDVAHIRKLLEINFLSYVAMTVSALPLLKESEGSIVVVSSMAGKTGAPFSAPYSATKFALDGFFSSLRQEFIIDKVNVSITLCILGYIDTENAVRAVSHAIRTTPAPKEECALEIIKSGALRQRELHYPSRVVGSMLLLQAIAPNFHDSLTRSGYKVENIRRT; encoded by the exons ATGGGTCTGCTTCTGAAGATTTTCATCCCCTTGCTGGGAGTGGCActggccttttatttttattcagcacCTGAGAATTTCAGTGAAG AGATGCTCCGGGGGAAACGGGTGATTGTGACGGGAGCCAGTGGCGGCATCGGGGAGCAGATGGCGTATCACCTGGCACGCATGGAGGCCCACCTACTGCTCACCGCGAGGACGGAGGCCAAGCTGCAGAAA GTTGTGAAGCGGTGCCTCGAGCTGGGTGCCGCGTCCGCCCGCTACGTGAGCGGCTCTATGGAGGACACCACATTCCCTGAGGTGGTGGTGAAGGAGGCTGAGAACACCTGGG GAGGCCTTGATATGCTCATCCTAAATCACATTGGTTACACCTACTTCAACTACTTCGATGGGGACGTTGCGCACATACGAAAGCTCCTGGAGATCAACTTCCTCAGCTATGTGGCAATGACCGTGTCTGCCCTGCCCTTGCTGAAGGAAAGTGAGGGCAGCATTGTTGTTGTTTCATCCATGGCAG GTAAAACTGGTGCCCCATTTAGTGCTCCCTATTCTGCAACTAAGTTCGCCTTAGATGGATTTTTCAGCTCCTTGCGACAGGAATTCATCATAGATAAGGTCAACGTCTCCATCACGCtctgcatcctgggctacatcgaCACAG agAACGCTGTGCGAGCGGTCTCGCACGCCATTCGGACCACACCGGCACCAAAAGAGGAGTGCGCGCTGGAGATCATCAAGAGTGGGGCACTGCGCCAGCGGGAGCTACACTACCCGTCCCGGGTGGTGGGCAGCATGCTCCTCCTCCAGGCCATCGCCCCCAATTTCCATGACTCCCTCACCAGGAGCGGCTATAAGGTGGAAAACATCAGAAGAACATAG
- the TRAF3IP3 gene encoding TRAF3-interacting JNK-activating modulator isoform X4: protein MISQPEKARPRHRHASESYDEKCERRHETRENLRRRNNVTTCRRLGRGAEEPSQSPRQREFLRRRNLASDAVRTPPGQEPKARVPPDTSSRVDPRLSILLQHPRSCPTFPPAHSPFSLSAPLGVSVEAVPKRGASVNAQGTQTLTNPSTGVKDSSQQTDCGIAVLNKEMVQLSNYLKEALHRELLLKQKMVILQELFSTLLQASEKSWQGQLNEDKLKCKLRALENQLQACTQSYSKECVKKILIEMEDQKQTYEQKAKEALQKMLEDKLQTEQQLQNSQRSLAATREDLAFWKEHYTMLKAELTKMTTTHTELENSFHNLQSELQRAAGQNEQLHQALRSLQSEHATLHRRASALREDNDRKAEHISTIEEKLQKEQNQKVTLEATVSHLHNLIQKQSNEQKIREMTVQRKGFHHADPTSHSCQGKTKRSVRAPRGGGRRKSEG from the exons ATGATCAGCCAGCCTGAGAAGGCACGGCCACGGCACCGGCACGCAAGCGAGAGCTATGATGAGAAGTGCGAGCGGCGGCACGAGACGCGGGAGAACCTGCGGCGGCGAAACAACGTGACAACCTGCCGCCGCCTcgggaggggagcggaggagcCATCGCAGAGCCCCCGGCAAAGGGAGTTCCTGAGGAGGAGAAACCTGGCGAGCGATGCTGTGAGGACACCGCCAGGACAGGAGCCCAAAGCACGTGTCCCCCCGGACACCTCCTCACGGGTGGATCCAAGACTGTCCATCCTGCTCCAG CACCCACGGAGCTGCCCCACGTTCCCCCCTGCGCACTCCCCGTTCAGCCTCAGCGCCCCCCTCGGCGTTTCAGTAGAAGCTGTCCCCAAGCGCGGTGCCTCTGTGAACGCCCAAG GAACCCAGACCCTCACAAATCCAAGCACAGGCGTGAAAGACTCGAGCCAGCAGACAGA ttgtggAATAGCAGTTTTAAATAAG gAAATGGTGCAGCTGTCCAACTACCTGAAG GAGGCCCTGCACCGCGAGCTGCTCCTCAAGCAGAAGATGGTGATTTTGCAGGAGCTTTTCTCCACGCTGCTGCAGGCGTCTGAAAAATCCTGGCAG ggtcaGCTGAACGAAGATAAACTGAAGTGTAAACTAAGGGCACTTGAAAATCAGCTGCAGGCCTGCACCCAG AGTTACTCAAAGGAGTGTGTGAAGAAGATCCTGATAGAGATGGAGGACCAGAAACAGACCTACGAGCAGAAGGCAAAAGAGGCTCTTCAGAAGATGCTGGAAGATAAGCTCCaaacagagcagcagctgcaaaactcACAG AGAAGCCTGGCAGCAACGAGAGAGGACCTGGCCTTCTGGAAAGAGCACTACACCATGCTCAAAGCCGAACTGACCAAGATGACCACGACGCACACCGAGCTCGAGAACAGCTTCCACAATTTGCAAAGCGAACTGCAG CGAGCAGCCGGGCAGAATGAGCAGCTCCATCAGGCCCTGCGCAGCCTGCAGAGCGAGCACGCCACGCTCCACCGGCGAGCCAGCGCCTTGCGGGAGGACAACGACCGGAAGGCAGAGCACATCAGCACCATCGAAG aaaaattgcaaaaagaacaaaatcagaagGTAACACTGGAGGCAACGGTCAGCCACTTGCACA ACTTGATACAGAAACAGAGCAACGAACAGAAGATCCGGGAGATGACAGTGCAAAGGAAAG GTTTCCACCACGCAGACCCCACCTCTCACTCCTGCCAAGGAAAAACAAAACGCTCTGTTAGagctccccgaggaggagggagaagaaagtctgAAGGATGA
- the TRAF3IP3 gene encoding TRAF3-interacting JNK-activating modulator isoform X3 translates to MISQPEKARPRHRHASESYDEKCERRHETRENLRRRNNVTTCRRLGRGAEEPSQSPRQREFLRRRNLASDAVRTPPGQEPKARVPPDTSSRVDPRLSILLQHPRSCPTFPPAHSPFSLSAPLGVSVEAVPKRGASVNAQGTQTLTNPSTGVKDSSQQTDCGIAVLNKEMVQLSNYLKEALHRELLLKQKMVILQELFSTLLQASEKSWQGQLNEDKLKCKLRALENQLQACTQSYSKECVKKILIEMEDQKQTYEQKAKEALQKMLEDKLQTEQQLQNSQRSLAATREDLAFWKEHYTMLKAELTKMTTTHTELENSFHNLQSELQRAAGQNEQLHQALRSLQSEHATLHRRASALREDNDRKAEHISTIEEKLQKEQNQKVTLEATVSHLHNLIQKQSNEQKIREMTVQRKDQVSTTQTPPLTPAKEKQNALLELPEEEGEESLKDEMQKRTSQLTAKENECMELRSELEALSEEYRSCLTRLRQCRDELNHFQSKQAKRRRGHWIPLLVAVIAMAIATFLATYRP, encoded by the exons ATGATCAGCCAGCCTGAGAAGGCACGGCCACGGCACCGGCACGCAAGCGAGAGCTATGATGAGAAGTGCGAGCGGCGGCACGAGACGCGGGAGAACCTGCGGCGGCGAAACAACGTGACAACCTGCCGCCGCCTcgggaggggagcggaggagcCATCGCAGAGCCCCCGGCAAAGGGAGTTCCTGAGGAGGAGAAACCTGGCGAGCGATGCTGTGAGGACACCGCCAGGACAGGAGCCCAAAGCACGTGTCCCCCCGGACACCTCCTCACGGGTGGATCCAAGACTGTCCATCCTGCTCCAG CACCCACGGAGCTGCCCCACGTTCCCCCCTGCGCACTCCCCGTTCAGCCTCAGCGCCCCCCTCGGCGTTTCAGTAGAAGCTGTCCCCAAGCGCGGTGCCTCTGTGAACGCCCAAG GAACCCAGACCCTCACAAATCCAAGCACAGGCGTGAAAGACTCGAGCCAGCAGACAGA ttgtggAATAGCAGTTTTAAATAAG gAAATGGTGCAGCTGTCCAACTACCTGAAG GAGGCCCTGCACCGCGAGCTGCTCCTCAAGCAGAAGATGGTGATTTTGCAGGAGCTTTTCTCCACGCTGCTGCAGGCGTCTGAAAAATCCTGGCAG ggtcaGCTGAACGAAGATAAACTGAAGTGTAAACTAAGGGCACTTGAAAATCAGCTGCAGGCCTGCACCCAG AGTTACTCAAAGGAGTGTGTGAAGAAGATCCTGATAGAGATGGAGGACCAGAAACAGACCTACGAGCAGAAGGCAAAAGAGGCTCTTCAGAAGATGCTGGAAGATAAGCTCCaaacagagcagcagctgcaaaactcACAG AGAAGCCTGGCAGCAACGAGAGAGGACCTGGCCTTCTGGAAAGAGCACTACACCATGCTCAAAGCCGAACTGACCAAGATGACCACGACGCACACCGAGCTCGAGAACAGCTTCCACAATTTGCAAAGCGAACTGCAG CGAGCAGCCGGGCAGAATGAGCAGCTCCATCAGGCCCTGCGCAGCCTGCAGAGCGAGCACGCCACGCTCCACCGGCGAGCCAGCGCCTTGCGGGAGGACAACGACCGGAAGGCAGAGCACATCAGCACCATCGAAG aaaaattgcaaaaagaacaaaatcagaagGTAACACTGGAGGCAACGGTCAGCCACTTGCACA ACTTGATACAGAAACAGAGCAACGAACAGAAGATCCGGGAGATGACAGTGCAAAGGAAAG ACCAGGTTTCCACCACGCAGACCCCACCTCTCACTCCTGCCAAGGAAAAACAAAACGCTCTGTTAGagctccccgaggaggagggagaagaaagtctgAAGGATGAGATGCAGAAAAGGACATCCCAActtacagcaaaggaaaatgag TGCATGGAACTGCGCTCGGAGCTGGAGGCCCTGAGCGAGGAGTACCGCTCCTGCCTGACCAGGCTGCGCCAGTGCCGGGACGAGCTCAACCACTTCCAGAGCAAGCAGGCAAAG AGACGGCGCGGGCACTGGATCCCTCTCCTGGTGGCAGTGATAGCAATGGCCATAGCCACCTTCCTCGCAACTTACAGACCATGA
- the TRAF3IP3 gene encoding TRAF3-interacting JNK-activating modulator isoform X1 has protein sequence MISQPEKARPRHRHASESYDEKCERRHETRENLRRRNNVTTCRRLGRGAEEPSQSPRQREFLRRRNLASDAVRTPPGQEPKARVPPDTSSRVDPRLSILLQHPRSCPTFPPAHSPFSLSAPLGVSVEAVPKRGASVNAQGTQTLTNPSTGVKDSSQQTDCGIAVLNKEMVQLSNYLKEALHRELLLKQKMVILQELFSTLLQASEKSWQGQLNEDKLKCKLRALENQLQACTQSYSKECVKKILIEMEDQKQTYEQKAKEALQKMLEDKLQTEQQLQNSQRSLAATREDLAFWKEHYTMLKAELTKMTTTHTELENSFHNLQSELQRAAGQNEQLHQALRSLQSEHATLHRRASALREDNDRKAEHISTIEEKLQKEQNQKVTLEATVSHLHNLIQKQSNEQKIREMTVQRKDQVSTTQTPPLTPAKEKQNALLELPEEEGEESLKDEMQKRTSQLTAKENEVHMDIQVTEVKIPRHCSDSAWVKRCSRCGSSAGLGAYKSEGIPPANSPSLCLQCMELRSELEALSEEYRSCLTRLRQCRDELNHFQSKQAKRRRGHWIPLLVAVIAMAIATFLATYRP, from the exons ATGATCAGCCAGCCTGAGAAGGCACGGCCACGGCACCGGCACGCAAGCGAGAGCTATGATGAGAAGTGCGAGCGGCGGCACGAGACGCGGGAGAACCTGCGGCGGCGAAACAACGTGACAACCTGCCGCCGCCTcgggaggggagcggaggagcCATCGCAGAGCCCCCGGCAAAGGGAGTTCCTGAGGAGGAGAAACCTGGCGAGCGATGCTGTGAGGACACCGCCAGGACAGGAGCCCAAAGCACGTGTCCCCCCGGACACCTCCTCACGGGTGGATCCAAGACTGTCCATCCTGCTCCAG CACCCACGGAGCTGCCCCACGTTCCCCCCTGCGCACTCCCCGTTCAGCCTCAGCGCCCCCCTCGGCGTTTCAGTAGAAGCTGTCCCCAAGCGCGGTGCCTCTGTGAACGCCCAAG GAACCCAGACCCTCACAAATCCAAGCACAGGCGTGAAAGACTCGAGCCAGCAGACAGA ttgtggAATAGCAGTTTTAAATAAG gAAATGGTGCAGCTGTCCAACTACCTGAAG GAGGCCCTGCACCGCGAGCTGCTCCTCAAGCAGAAGATGGTGATTTTGCAGGAGCTTTTCTCCACGCTGCTGCAGGCGTCTGAAAAATCCTGGCAG ggtcaGCTGAACGAAGATAAACTGAAGTGTAAACTAAGGGCACTTGAAAATCAGCTGCAGGCCTGCACCCAG AGTTACTCAAAGGAGTGTGTGAAGAAGATCCTGATAGAGATGGAGGACCAGAAACAGACCTACGAGCAGAAGGCAAAAGAGGCTCTTCAGAAGATGCTGGAAGATAAGCTCCaaacagagcagcagctgcaaaactcACAG AGAAGCCTGGCAGCAACGAGAGAGGACCTGGCCTTCTGGAAAGAGCACTACACCATGCTCAAAGCCGAACTGACCAAGATGACCACGACGCACACCGAGCTCGAGAACAGCTTCCACAATTTGCAAAGCGAACTGCAG CGAGCAGCCGGGCAGAATGAGCAGCTCCATCAGGCCCTGCGCAGCCTGCAGAGCGAGCACGCCACGCTCCACCGGCGAGCCAGCGCCTTGCGGGAGGACAACGACCGGAAGGCAGAGCACATCAGCACCATCGAAG aaaaattgcaaaaagaacaaaatcagaagGTAACACTGGAGGCAACGGTCAGCCACTTGCACA ACTTGATACAGAAACAGAGCAACGAACAGAAGATCCGGGAGATGACAGTGCAAAGGAAAG ACCAGGTTTCCACCACGCAGACCCCACCTCTCACTCCTGCCAAGGAAAAACAAAACGCTCTGTTAGagctccccgaggaggagggagaagaaagtctgAAGGATGAGATGCAGAAAAGGACATCCCAActtacagcaaaggaaaatgag GTACATATGGACATACAGGTAACAGAAGTGAAAATCCCCCGTCACTGCAGTGACAGTGCATGGGTGAAGCGCTGCAGCCGCTGCGGGAGCTCTGCTGGTCTTGGTGCGTACAAGAGTGAGGGGATCCCTCCTGCTAACAGCCCCTCGCTCTGCTTGCAGTGCATGGAACTGCGCTCGGAGCTGGAGGCCCTGAGCGAGGAGTACCGCTCCTGCCTGACCAGGCTGCGCCAGTGCCGGGACGAGCTCAACCACTTCCAGAGCAAGCAGGCAAAG AGACGGCGCGGGCACTGGATCCCTCTCCTGGTGGCAGTGATAGCAATGGCCATAGCCACCTTCCTCGCAACTTACAGACCATGA
- the TRAF3IP3 gene encoding TRAF3-interacting JNK-activating modulator isoform X2, producing the protein MISQPEKARPRHRHASESYDEKCERRHETRENLRRRNNVTTCRRLGRGAEEPSQSPRQREFLRRRNLASDAVRTPPGQEPKARVPPDTSSRVDPRLSILLQHPRSCPTFPPAHSPFSLSAPLGVSVEAVPKRGASVNAQGTQTLTNPSTGVKDSSQQTDCGIAVLNKEMVQLSNYLKEALHRELLLKQKMVILQELFSTLLQASEKSWQGQLNEDKLKCKLRALENQLQACTQSYSKECVKKILIEMEDQKQTYEQKAKEALQKMLEDKLQTEQQLQNSQRSLAATREDLAFWKEHYTMLKAELTKMTTTHTELENSFHNLQSELQRAAGQNEQLHQALRSLQSEHATLHRRASALREDNDRKAEHISTIEEKLQKEQNQKVTLEATVSHLHNLIQKQSNEQKIREMTVQRKDQVSTTQTPPLTPAKEKQNALLELPEEEGEESLKDEMQKRTSQLTAKENEVHMDIQCMELRSELEALSEEYRSCLTRLRQCRDELNHFQSKQAKRRRGHWIPLLVAVIAMAIATFLATYRP; encoded by the exons ATGATCAGCCAGCCTGAGAAGGCACGGCCACGGCACCGGCACGCAAGCGAGAGCTATGATGAGAAGTGCGAGCGGCGGCACGAGACGCGGGAGAACCTGCGGCGGCGAAACAACGTGACAACCTGCCGCCGCCTcgggaggggagcggaggagcCATCGCAGAGCCCCCGGCAAAGGGAGTTCCTGAGGAGGAGAAACCTGGCGAGCGATGCTGTGAGGACACCGCCAGGACAGGAGCCCAAAGCACGTGTCCCCCCGGACACCTCCTCACGGGTGGATCCAAGACTGTCCATCCTGCTCCAG CACCCACGGAGCTGCCCCACGTTCCCCCCTGCGCACTCCCCGTTCAGCCTCAGCGCCCCCCTCGGCGTTTCAGTAGAAGCTGTCCCCAAGCGCGGTGCCTCTGTGAACGCCCAAG GAACCCAGACCCTCACAAATCCAAGCACAGGCGTGAAAGACTCGAGCCAGCAGACAGA ttgtggAATAGCAGTTTTAAATAAG gAAATGGTGCAGCTGTCCAACTACCTGAAG GAGGCCCTGCACCGCGAGCTGCTCCTCAAGCAGAAGATGGTGATTTTGCAGGAGCTTTTCTCCACGCTGCTGCAGGCGTCTGAAAAATCCTGGCAG ggtcaGCTGAACGAAGATAAACTGAAGTGTAAACTAAGGGCACTTGAAAATCAGCTGCAGGCCTGCACCCAG AGTTACTCAAAGGAGTGTGTGAAGAAGATCCTGATAGAGATGGAGGACCAGAAACAGACCTACGAGCAGAAGGCAAAAGAGGCTCTTCAGAAGATGCTGGAAGATAAGCTCCaaacagagcagcagctgcaaaactcACAG AGAAGCCTGGCAGCAACGAGAGAGGACCTGGCCTTCTGGAAAGAGCACTACACCATGCTCAAAGCCGAACTGACCAAGATGACCACGACGCACACCGAGCTCGAGAACAGCTTCCACAATTTGCAAAGCGAACTGCAG CGAGCAGCCGGGCAGAATGAGCAGCTCCATCAGGCCCTGCGCAGCCTGCAGAGCGAGCACGCCACGCTCCACCGGCGAGCCAGCGCCTTGCGGGAGGACAACGACCGGAAGGCAGAGCACATCAGCACCATCGAAG aaaaattgcaaaaagaacaaaatcagaagGTAACACTGGAGGCAACGGTCAGCCACTTGCACA ACTTGATACAGAAACAGAGCAACGAACAGAAGATCCGGGAGATGACAGTGCAAAGGAAAG ACCAGGTTTCCACCACGCAGACCCCACCTCTCACTCCTGCCAAGGAAAAACAAAACGCTCTGTTAGagctccccgaggaggagggagaagaaagtctgAAGGATGAGATGCAGAAAAGGACATCCCAActtacagcaaaggaaaatgag GTACATATGGACATACAG TGCATGGAACTGCGCTCGGAGCTGGAGGCCCTGAGCGAGGAGTACCGCTCCTGCCTGACCAGGCTGCGCCAGTGCCGGGACGAGCTCAACCACTTCCAGAGCAAGCAGGCAAAG AGACGGCGCGGGCACTGGATCCCTCTCCTGGTGGCAGTGATAGCAATGGCCATAGCCACCTTCCTCGCAACTTACAGACCATGA
- the C21H1orf74 gene encoding UPF0739 protein C1orf74 homolog yields the protein MGPAAGEEAEAPAGSALSAPRLVAAAREELGAGRRWRLPAARALQLAGEVLAVAAGLKPALLYDCGAAGPAELRRYLDRLMEAGLAPRRLHLLGMEGWALLLHPGLAQQRLAAVLRAHPAPFMDVSAGQQCPALCGPVEAEAIRGHLTALLAHLEAAEATATSPVSSSEVVPTGWNLCTIVGVLLGYPAVYTFAAEEGAENCLGMTPLRVFTVQASCPRIRDGLRVQIYSFSIPESLCTELKEVLDTWCGELKEAFSTQSDFVDLCISCEVVSLPAVAL from the coding sequence ATGGGCCCGGCGGccggggaggaggcggaggccCCGGCGGGCAGCGCCCTGTCGGCGCCGCGGCTGGTGGCGGCGGCTCGGGAGGAGCTGGGTGCCGGACGGCGGTGGCGGTTGCCGGCGGCCCGGGCCCTGCAGTTAGCCGGGGAGGTgctggcggtggcggcggggctgaAGCCGGCCCTGCTGTACGActgcggcgcggcggggcccgccGAGCTGCGGCGGTACCTGGACCGCTTAATGGAGGCCGGGCTGGCCCCGCGGCGCCTGCACTTGCTGGGCATGGAGGGCTGGGCCCTGCTGCTGCACCCGGGGCTGGCCCAGCAGAGGCTGGCGGCCGTGCTGCGCGCCCACCCTGCGCCCTTCATGGATGTCTCAGCAGGGCAGCAGTGCCCGGCTCTCTGCGGGCCGGTGGAAGCCGAGGCCATCAGGGGCCACCTCACCGCACTCCTCGCCCATCTAGAGGCCGCCGAGGCCACTGCTACCAGCCCTGTGTCCTCCAGCGAGGTTGTCCCCACAGGCTGGAACCTCTGCACCATCGTCGGGGTGCTGCTGGGCTACCCGGCGGTGTACACCTTCGCTGCGGAGGAGGGTGCTGAGAACTGCCTGGGGATGACGCCGCTGAGGGTGTTCACGGTCCAGGCCTCCTGCCCCAGGATAAGGGATGGTCTCAGGGTCCAGATCTACTCCTTCAGCATTCCGGAGAGCCTCTGCACAGAGCTGAAGGAGGTGCTGGACACTTGGTGCGGTGAGCTGAAGGAAGCCTTCAGCACGCAGAGTGACTTTGTAGATCTCTGCATTTCTTGTGAGGTGGTGTCTCTTCCAGCAGTTGCCTTGTAA